A region from the Aegilops tauschii subsp. strangulata cultivar AL8/78 chromosome 5, Aet v6.0, whole genome shotgun sequence genome encodes:
- the LOC120965044 gene encoding uncharacterized protein translates to MRIRRCASRLLGSAAAAPAISCSSTEPPRFELPPLAPSAPAHESRPGFVAPEASSSGEPCCELSRSPWDLMDELDLSDPQVEKLFKETYFIGVTWRSNWLFLPRMPAFGSIKEDQEQEDMSDGVELHIAAKKTARERNESKLKKNKGVKVKKGVWTCRKNDGKGWFCRRLTREPNSYCSYHSDLKLKPPGSEKPHRKRAPVNVGEGFYYYAGFGPGTKRRRTSSSDSVLEPPLPAEPLKEEAPSEMQLDFSAAQVQANESAHQGVLPPSAHVVDDKPALNNCTIGISSKDDVPEPPLPTETPEEEASKEEAQTEMQLNFSAGQAQADDLDHQAAPVSVSVVDEPTRNNGTAWIAGRDEESSSDDMLGCNGEQPRDITKRKSPLKKRWRKPVKARSLKSLMS, encoded by the exons ATGCGCATCCGCAGGTGCGCCTCCCGCCTGCTTGGCTCCGCCGCAGCCGCACCCGCCATCAGCTGCTCCTCCACTGAGCCGCCGCGATTCGAGCTGCCCCCGCTCGCGCCGTCGGCCCCAGCCCACGAATCCCGGCCCGGCTTCGTGGCGCCCGAGGCCTCCTCCTCCGGGGAGCCCTGCTGCGAGCTCAGCCGGTCGCCGTGGGACCTCATGGACGAGCTCGACCTCTCGGATCCCCAG GTGGAGAAGCTCTTCAAGGAGACTTACTTCATCGGTGTCACCTGGCGATCTAACTGGCTATTCCTACCCAGAATGCCTGCATTCGGCTCTATCAAGGAGGACCAGGAGCAGGAGGACATGTCCGATGGGGTTGAACTGCACATTGCTGCAAAAAAGACAGCCAGAGAGAGGAATGAGAGCAAGCTGAAGAAAAATAAGGGGGTGAAAGTGAAGAAAGGAGTCTGGACGTGCAGGAAGAACGACGGCAAGGGTTGGTTCTGCCGACGGCTCACGAGAGAGCCCAACTCCTATTGCTCGTACCACTCGGATCTGAAGCTGAAGCCCCCCGGCAGCGAGAAGCCACATAGGAAGAGAGCCCCGGTCAATGTCGGCGAGGGGTTCTACTACTATGCCGGGTTCGGCCCCGGCACCAAGAGGCGCCGCACGTCAAGCAGCGATAGCGTGCTAGAACCTCCACTGCCTGCTGAACCACTGAAGGAGGAGGCACCATCCGAAATGCAACTTGATTTTAGTGCAGCTCAGGTACAAGCGAATGAATCAGCCCATCAAGGGGTGCTTCCACCATCAGCACACGTCGTCGATGACAAGCCCGCTCTCAACAATTGCACCATCGGGATCAGCAGTAAAGATGACGTGCCAGAACCTCCACTGCCTACTGAAACACCGGAAGAAGAGGCCTCGAAAGAGGAGGCACAGACCGAAATGCAACTTAATTTTAGTGCAGGTCAGGCACAAGCTGATGACTTAGACCATCAAGCAGCGCCAGTATCAGTAAGTGTGGTCGACGAGCCTACACGCAACAATGGCACTGCTTGGATCGCAGGCCGGGATGAGGAGAGCAGCAGCGATGACATGCTTGGCTGCAATGGCGAACAACCCCGCGACATCACCAAGAGGAAGAGCCCGTTGAAGAAGAGGTGGAGAAAGCCAGTGAAAGCCCGGTCGCTCAAGTCACTAATGTCGTAG